A stretch of the Thalassotalea euphylliae genome encodes the following:
- the ftrA gene encoding transcriptional regulator FtrA, producing the protein MEDCEITNLHNTGETLKASSKTKRQQKRIAALVYDGLCLFEFGCVAEVFGLARPELGEDWLRHGYRFDTFSFDGNSVNTQYHAQIQPSLQADEWHELDTLIIPGWCGAEQPVPQALIAIIQQAHNAGIRLVSICSGVFVLAAAGVLDGKMATTHWRYAEILRAKYPKITVNTDVLYVDNGSVLTSAGSAAGLDLCLHLVRQDYGQQVANTIARRLVIPPVREGSQAQFIEQPLARSNRQAITPLLTHLQANLIKAHTNAELADFMHMSERSLLRHFKAATGTTPAEWLIEQRLQLAKTLLEESQFSLDAVAEQSGLGTAMTLRHHFRHRLNISPSAYRKRFSIQLDKTIS; encoded by the coding sequence ATGGAAGATTGCGAAATCACTAATTTGCACAATACTGGCGAAACGCTCAAAGCGAGCTCTAAAACTAAGCGCCAACAAAAACGTATCGCCGCTTTAGTTTACGATGGTTTATGTCTGTTTGAGTTTGGCTGTGTGGCTGAAGTTTTTGGCTTAGCGCGCCCAGAGCTGGGGGAGGACTGGTTACGCCATGGTTATCGTTTTGATACTTTTTCGTTTGATGGTAATAGTGTTAATACTCAGTATCACGCGCAAATTCAGCCTAGTTTACAAGCCGATGAGTGGCACGAGTTGGATACGCTGATTATTCCCGGCTGGTGCGGCGCAGAGCAGCCTGTGCCACAAGCGCTTATTGCCATTATTCAACAGGCCCACAATGCTGGTATTCGCTTGGTTTCGATATGCTCAGGCGTATTTGTATTAGCGGCAGCAGGTGTGCTTGATGGCAAAATGGCAACAACTCACTGGCGCTATGCTGAAATTTTGCGAGCAAAATACCCCAAAATTACCGTAAATACCGACGTGCTTTATGTGGATAACGGCTCAGTGCTAACTTCGGCGGGCAGTGCGGCGGGTTTAGATTTATGTTTACACTTGGTTAGGCAAGACTATGGTCAGCAGGTTGCCAATACCATTGCTAGACGTTTAGTGATCCCACCTGTTCGTGAAGGCAGCCAAGCGCAGTTTATTGAACAACCGCTAGCGCGCAGCAATCGCCAAGCGATCACGCCTTTACTCACCCATTTACAGGCAAACCTAATCAAGGCTCATACTAATGCCGAACTTGCTGATTTTATGCATATGAGCGAGCGCAGCTTGCTGCGTCACTTTAAAGCGGCAACAGGTACGACACCCGCGGAATGGTTAATTGAACAACGACTTCAATTGGCAAAAACCTTGTTGGAAGAAAGTCAGTTTTCGCTTGACGCTGTTGCGGAGCAAAGCGGTTTAGGCACAGCCATGACCTTGCGTCATCATTTTCGCCATCGACTTAATATTTCACCTAGCGCCTATCGCAAAAGATTTAGTATTCAGCTAGATAAAACAATAAGTTAA
- a CDS encoding S41 family peptidase: MSRSMFKRMINLVWKLLLVLAVFWQTFVIAAEQQVNSFQQQAVVEALSQVITQNYPDKEAANKMALALKGITWQASYQAPTNREELLELLRQTIASANHDSYVALSVHEQKGLSILSNHSMLASDNSTINAEQAYINQDGIGYFKLNNFDSGAQATLAIDKAMQTLQKSCALILDFSTLDGGDIETAEYLLSYFFASEHSFGGLVNESRNEQLALANNKTIGDQRFSEQVPVVLLTSPFMQASGEFFAYQIKQRPQTALIGRSTMGVATWLKTFNLPLGLQIVLPVAYYQDSNGENWQQIGVTPDIDIAIEDSLAEAQRLTTQWCNASN; the protein is encoded by the coding sequence ATGAGTCGCTCGATGTTTAAGCGAATGATTAACCTAGTATGGAAGCTATTGTTAGTACTTGCTGTGTTCTGGCAGACCTTTGTAATAGCTGCTGAGCAACAAGTAAACTCTTTTCAACAACAAGCTGTTGTTGAAGCGTTAAGCCAAGTAATTACCCAGAATTATCCAGACAAAGAAGCGGCAAACAAAATGGCTTTGGCGCTAAAAGGGATAACTTGGCAAGCGTCTTACCAAGCGCCGACAAACCGAGAGGAGTTGCTTGAATTACTGCGTCAAACAATAGCCTCTGCAAACCATGATAGTTACGTGGCATTAAGTGTTCATGAGCAAAAGGGTTTAAGCATACTTTCCAATCATTCAATGCTCGCTTCAGACAATTCAACAATTAACGCTGAACAGGCATACATAAATCAAGACGGCATTGGCTATTTTAAACTCAATAACTTTGATTCTGGTGCTCAAGCAACTTTAGCCATTGATAAAGCAATGCAAACCCTGCAAAAGAGCTGTGCACTGATACTCGACTTTAGCACGCTAGATGGTGGCGATATTGAAACGGCTGAATATCTGCTGAGTTACTTTTTTGCATCTGAGCACAGCTTTGGTGGCTTAGTGAATGAAAGCAGAAACGAACAACTAGCCTTAGCGAACAATAAAACAATTGGTGACCAGCGATTTAGCGAGCAAGTCCCTGTGGTTTTGCTAACATCGCCTTTTATGCAAGCCAGTGGTGAGTTTTTTGCCTATCAAATAAAGCAACGGCCACAAACCGCATTGATTGGTCGCTCAACTATGGGCGTCGCCACATGGTTAAAAACTTTCAACTTACCGCTTGGCCTGCAAATAGTACTACCGGTTGCCTACTACCAAGATAGCAATGGCGAAAATTGGCAGCAGATTGGAGTAACGCCGGATATTGATATCGCGATTGAAGATAGCTTGGCTGAGGCACAGCGCTTAACAACGCAGTGGTGTAACGCTTCAAATTAA
- a CDS encoding rhodanese-like domain-containing protein yields MTNPVTQIPAANSEQALAHFQAMFSFETDCWDTHFALQQAEPGFVLLDVRNEALFQQGHIKGAVHLPYGKIVEGKMQQWPQETLFVVYCAGPHCNGAAKAAVRLAQIGRSVKLMAGGITGWLDEGFELEAG; encoded by the coding sequence ATGACCAACCCAGTTACCCAAATACCAGCGGCAAACAGCGAACAAGCCTTAGCACATTTTCAAGCAATGTTTAGTTTTGAAACCGATTGTTGGGATACGCATTTTGCCCTGCAACAAGCAGAGCCAGGCTTTGTGCTATTAGACGTGCGCAATGAGGCACTGTTTCAACAAGGTCATATTAAAGGCGCAGTGCATTTGCCCTATGGCAAAATTGTCGAGGGTAAAATGCAACAATGGCCGCAAGAAACCTTGTTTGTTGTCTACTGTGCCGGCCCACATTGTAATGGCGCCGCAAAAGCAGCAGTCAGACTGGCGCAGATTGGCAGATCAGTAAAACTTATGGCCGGAGGCATTACTGGCTGGCTTGATGAAGGATTTGAATTAGAAGCGGGTTAA
- a CDS encoding DUF2306 domain-containing protein, whose amino-acid sequence MRQALTATRQASCQKPNSRKSINQNPIAQKNKATIPFNWPVVSTLALLTAIPAIPAIFILLIVAIAGNNPELAAMINSAYFDAPAAVYVHGGSGILFFLTMPWQFSPRLRQQYVSWHKVAGRIAVIAGCVMALSGIWMHQQLTPDEQGARYFILIIMSFAICLCFLMAVWHIVNRNITRHQRWMARAVAIILAAVTPIFTGLVVMLMFSSFDQLFSTAASLHHQYDRLLGIAINLAIVEFVFSKKAAAS is encoded by the coding sequence ATGAGACAAGCATTAACAGCAACTAGGCAAGCGAGCTGCCAGAAACCAAATAGCCGTAAATCAATCAACCAAAACCCAATCGCCCAAAAAAACAAAGCGACTATTCCATTTAATTGGCCAGTCGTAAGTACGTTAGCATTACTCACTGCCATTCCCGCGATTCCGGCGATATTTATTTTGCTCATTGTTGCTATCGCAGGTAACAATCCGGAACTTGCCGCCATGATCAACAGCGCCTATTTTGATGCACCCGCAGCAGTTTATGTTCACGGTGGATCAGGTATTTTGTTTTTCCTAACCATGCCTTGGCAATTTTCGCCAAGGTTACGCCAGCAATATGTTAGTTGGCATAAAGTCGCTGGTCGCATTGCCGTTATTGCGGGTTGTGTGATGGCGCTTTCGGGTATTTGGATGCACCAGCAACTAACACCAGACGAGCAAGGCGCACGCTACTTCATATTAATAATCATGAGCTTTGCTATCTGTTTATGTTTCTTGATGGCTGTTTGGCATATCGTTAATCGCAATATCACGCGACATCAACGTTGGATGGCGCGCGCTGTCGCGATAATTTTAGCAGCTGTCACCCCAATATTTACTGGGCTGGTGGTGATGCTAATGTTTAGTTCGTTTGACCAACTCTTCTCAACAGCCGCCTCGCTTCATCATCAATATGATCGCCTGTTAGGAATTGCGATTAACCTTGCTATCGTCGAATTTGTGTTTAGTAAGAAAGCTGCAGCTAGCTGA
- a CDS encoding helix-turn-helix domain-containing protein codes for MVAGSGVFALNLITLTVIVFSAHLLLLRATKLQAYLPLAVCLISVGVVLSQPVLASLATPWRVSFLILSLPALMLIAPSFWCYVCGITAQSPWQFKQLSKVHFLPFAIAGVVALTALLMPSEIQYQLLVLGDDSLLTSLSTPMQWLVGGTLIVTFLLVIAWVIQSGYYVYQVVGRLHQYRRHLKDLFASTEEKEARWLTWLLLAIGVVWALTAISLLIDNLLFSFHFDGLISGAVTLVMVWSVALWGLRQKPGFEELYTSQMEVEQVLTSSEQQTKYQRSALSSEQANTIATKIEQAMQQDQLYLDSSLSLQKLASHIHTSPNYISQTLNESLGANFFDYVNRHRIEAAKQTLQQSNDTVVDIAMAVGFNAKSSFYTAFKKETQQTPSQYRKSVHVEAAN; via the coding sequence ATGGTTGCAGGATCCGGAGTATTTGCTCTAAACCTTATCACGCTAACGGTGATTGTTTTTAGCGCCCATTTATTATTGTTGCGGGCAACAAAGTTGCAAGCCTATTTGCCATTAGCCGTCTGTTTAATCTCTGTTGGCGTGGTATTAAGTCAACCTGTGCTGGCCAGTTTAGCAACGCCTTGGCGGGTCAGTTTTTTAATATTATCACTACCCGCGCTGATGCTGATTGCCCCGAGTTTTTGGTGCTATGTTTGTGGCATTACCGCCCAGTCGCCATGGCAGTTTAAACAACTCTCTAAGGTACATTTTCTGCCTTTTGCTATTGCTGGCGTGGTTGCATTGACTGCGCTGTTAATGCCCAGTGAAATCCAATATCAACTATTGGTTTTGGGGGATGATAGCCTGCTTACCAGCTTATCTACACCCATGCAATGGCTGGTTGGTGGCACCTTAATTGTGACCTTTTTGCTGGTCATTGCTTGGGTAATTCAATCAGGCTATTACGTTTATCAAGTTGTTGGTCGGTTACATCAGTATCGCCGCCATCTAAAGGATTTATTTGCCAGCACTGAAGAAAAGGAAGCACGCTGGTTAACTTGGTTATTGTTGGCGATTGGCGTTGTTTGGGCTTTAACAGCAATTAGCTTGTTGATTGATAATCTGCTGTTCTCCTTTCACTTTGATGGCTTGATAAGCGGCGCTGTCACCTTAGTGATGGTGTGGAGTGTTGCCCTGTGGGGGCTGCGTCAAAAGCCGGGTTTTGAAGAGCTTTACACGAGCCAAATGGAAGTTGAACAAGTATTAACAAGCAGTGAGCAGCAAACTAAATACCAACGTTCAGCATTAAGTAGTGAGCAGGCAAATACAATTGCTACTAAAATTGAACAGGCGATGCAGCAAGACCAGCTATATTTAGATTCGTCGTTATCCCTGCAAAAGCTGGCCAGTCATATTCATACTTCGCCTAACTATATTTCCCAAACCCTTAATGAATCCTTGGGTGCGAACTTTTTCGATTATGTAAATCGACATCGTATAGAAGCGGCCAAGCAGACATTACAACAATCCAATGATACCGTTGTTGATATCGCCATGGCGGTTGGTTTTAATGCCAAATCCTCCTTCTATACCGCCTTTAAAAAAGAGACTCAGCAAACTCCAAGTCAATATCGAAAATCAGTGCATGTTGAAGCCGCTAATTAG
- a CDS encoding SDR family NAD(P)-dependent oxidoreductase, which yields MQQAQETAASDSMKDKTVLITGASAGVGAEAARVFAAQGANLVLIARGQQALDEITQELSAQVKVMSQTLDVNDLSQFEPLLESVMQEFGRIDVLVNNAGYHQRGDAIGIAPEDIAQMVDVNLRAPLVFSRQVIPYMKANGGGAIVNIGSLAGRMPLQGGAAYGATKAGLRSFTYALGDELKPFNIHVGVVSPGPIDTGFIMSNIDQVEDIVFSQEMSSARQVADAALTVAQGKEREVCLPASGGLLTTISYLFPWLRTKLRPAMYRKGAKLKAKYKARNLALKQALKQANKQA from the coding sequence ATGCAACAGGCACAAGAAACAGCAGCAAGCGATTCAATGAAAGACAAAACCGTACTGATCACCGGTGCATCAGCCGGCGTAGGTGCTGAAGCAGCGCGCGTATTTGCGGCACAAGGCGCGAATTTGGTATTAATTGCCCGTGGTCAGCAGGCCTTGGATGAGATCACACAAGAATTAAGTGCTCAGGTGAAGGTGATGAGCCAAACATTGGATGTTAATGATCTGAGCCAATTTGAACCCTTGTTAGAAAGTGTGATGCAAGAATTTGGTCGTATCGATGTGCTGGTCAATAACGCGGGCTATCATCAACGTGGCGATGCCATTGGTATTGCGCCGGAAGATATTGCGCAAATGGTTGATGTGAACTTACGTGCACCACTGGTGTTTTCACGGCAAGTTATCCCTTATATGAAAGCCAATGGTGGTGGCGCGATTGTCAATATCGGCTCGCTTGCTGGTCGTATGCCTCTGCAAGGTGGAGCGGCTTATGGGGCGACCAAAGCGGGTTTACGCTCATTTACCTATGCACTGGGTGACGAGTTAAAGCCGTTTAATATTCATGTGGGCGTGGTGTCGCCAGGGCCAATTGATACAGGCTTTATTATGTCGAATATCGACCAAGTGGAGGATATTGTTTTTTCACAGGAAATGAGCAGCGCTCGACAAGTGGCTGACGCTGCACTGACCGTGGCACAAGGCAAAGAGCGTGAAGTCTGTTTGCCCGCAAGTGGCGGCTTACTGACGACTATCTCGTATTTGTTTCCATGGCTGCGCACTAAGTTACGACCAGCTATGTATCGCAAAGGCGCGAAACTCAAAGCAAAGTATAAAGCTCGCAACCTAGCGCTTAAACAAGCACTTAAGCAAGCCAATAAGCAGGCCTAG
- a CDS encoding RluA family pseudouridine synthase, producing the protein MVLCSVINERAFPLSVKPSYFIPFQPLLGTIAPPKKFTYPFCYQPHQLAILAAQQLQSALSDTHPLASEQAGKMYGVLVVRNHQDQLGFLAAFSGKELVKESGTERGIENSPSINFVPPVFDAERQDEFFVDKQREVNEINAKIAALCATKVVKMLQLTADSEQAAADWQIGQLQQQHRDNRQQRKQQRQHIEAQLTQGTLSPAQAKQVSIELSRQSVSDKKALAALKAYWQQRIELANSALQVKLDKIAALKKARRKLSNMLQKRLFKQYKMLNSKGEYADLISLFAETKSPTPPAGSGDCAAPKLLQYAFEHQLTPVCMAEFWWGQQPSSEIRKHGHYYPACQGKCQPILTFMLQGLALDDNPLLINPGAEKPLPIVYQDEHLVVVNKPAGLLSVPGVTIADSVATRIQAQFPEATGGLVLHRLDMATSGLLVLALNERAHKHLQKQFINKVVQKQYVALLEGKLTNKEVANDNLANSELSKQPSKQLSNQPTKQASGEIHLPLILDIDDRPRQKVCFTDGKRAETLWQLLGYEEHGTDTRTRVKLTPVTGRTHQLRVHCAHPDGLNIPIVGDKLYGTSDKRLHLHAQHLSFLHPISQQRLHFEVAPEF; encoded by the coding sequence ATGGTGCTTTGCAGTGTTATCAATGAGCGAGCATTTCCTTTGTCTGTTAAGCCTAGCTACTTTATTCCCTTTCAACCTTTGCTCGGTACGATAGCGCCGCCGAAAAAGTTCACTTATCCATTTTGCTATCAACCACATCAATTAGCGATATTAGCGGCGCAGCAACTGCAAAGCGCCCTAAGCGATACTCATCCGCTTGCCAGTGAACAAGCAGGTAAAATGTATGGAGTATTGGTGGTCAGAAATCACCAAGATCAGCTAGGTTTTCTGGCAGCCTTCTCGGGTAAAGAGCTAGTTAAGGAATCTGGTACAGAGCGAGGCATAGAAAACTCACCATCAATCAACTTTGTGCCGCCGGTTTTTGATGCCGAACGCCAAGATGAATTCTTTGTGGATAAGCAGCGGGAAGTAAACGAAATAAATGCTAAAATCGCGGCGCTTTGTGCCACCAAAGTCGTTAAGATGTTGCAGCTAACCGCAGATTCCGAACAAGCCGCCGCTGATTGGCAAATTGGCCAATTACAACAACAACACAGAGATAATCGTCAGCAACGTAAACAACAGCGCCAGCATATAGAAGCGCAACTAACGCAAGGCACATTATCGCCTGCGCAAGCTAAACAAGTGAGTATTGAGCTTTCACGCCAAAGTGTTAGTGATAAAAAAGCGCTAGCCGCGCTAAAAGCTTATTGGCAACAACGCATTGAGCTCGCCAATTCCGCTTTACAAGTAAAGCTAGACAAAATCGCCGCGTTAAAGAAAGCTCGTCGTAAGCTGTCAAACATGCTGCAAAAGCGGTTATTTAAGCAATACAAGATGCTCAACAGCAAAGGTGAGTATGCTGATCTCATCAGCTTGTTTGCTGAAACGAAATCGCCAACACCACCGGCAGGCAGCGGTGATTGTGCCGCGCCCAAATTGCTGCAATATGCCTTTGAACATCAGCTAACGCCCGTGTGTATGGCGGAGTTTTGGTGGGGCCAACAACCTAGCTCAGAAATTCGCAAACACGGCCACTACTACCCAGCATGCCAAGGTAAATGCCAACCTATTTTAACCTTTATGCTGCAAGGGCTAGCGCTAGATGATAACCCTCTACTGATCAACCCTGGTGCAGAAAAGCCGCTACCTATTGTCTATCAAGATGAACATTTGGTGGTGGTCAACAAACCTGCGGGTTTGCTATCGGTGCCAGGTGTTACCATTGCCGATTCAGTGGCAACACGTATTCAAGCGCAATTTCCCGAGGCAACTGGTGGTTTAGTCTTACATCGCTTGGATATGGCAACTTCTGGCTTACTGGTATTAGCGCTGAACGAACGAGCTCACAAGCATCTGCAAAAACAGTTTATTAATAAGGTAGTGCAAAAACAGTACGTCGCATTGCTTGAAGGGAAACTAACAAATAAAGAAGTAGCTAATGATAATTTAGCTAACAGCGAACTAAGCAAGCAACCGAGCAAGCAGCTAAGTAACCAACCAACCAAACAAGCAAGCGGTGAAATTCACTTACCACTGATTCTGGATATTGACGACAGACCGCGCCAGAAAGTCTGTTTTACTGATGGCAAACGAGCTGAAACGCTTTGGCAATTGTTGGGTTATGAAGAACATGGCACTGATACCCGCACGCGAGTAAAGCTCACCCCTGTCACTGGCCGCACGCACCAACTACGGGTGCACTGCGCACACCCAGACGGATTAAATATCCCCATTGTTGGCGATAAGCTTTACGGCACTAGCGACAAGCGTTTACACCTGCACGCCCAACACCTGAGCTTTTTACACCCGATCTCGCAGCAGCGACTGCACTTTGAGGTAGCGCCTGAGTTTTAA